The segment ACGTTACCAACATTTGAATTAATCCCTAAAGAATAGGATTGATCAAATGATTTAGAAGGCCAGATTTCATTGTTGATTTCTGGCTTTTTTATTTCTTATACTATTTCAACAACTTTCTAAACTGTCCCTCATTCTTATATGGTCCAATAACCGCAAGGTTAAGACCTTTTGGATTAAATATTTTTTTAGCAACTCGGCGAATATCTTCGGCCGAGATTTTTTTATGATAGCCAGAAATTCGTTAGGTGTGAGAAGTGGTTTGCGATTGCCTCCTGCTTGTTGAGCTCGAATAACTAATTGTCGTCCATACCAATTAGCAATATCATCTGGACCTTCAAGACTTAGTAAAATACGACCAGTGATAAACTGCTTAATCTTTTTTAATTCTTCGTCTGGCATTAATTCAGTTGTGAGTCGTTTATATTCTTGAACAATAATTGAAATGGCTTTTTCAACTTTATCAACCGGCACACCTGCTTGGGTGGCTAGGTAGCCTGTGTCAGAATAGGTTTCAGCACCAGTGCGAACATAATAGCAAAGTCCGTTTCGTTCACGTAGATTTAGAAACAAACGAGCACTCATTGATCCACCTAGAGCAGTGGCAATAATTTTATGAATAAATTCTTCGTTATTTCCGTAAGCGGCGGTGCGAACACCAAGTGAAAGATGAGCTTGATCGGTTTTTTTGTATTCTAGTCTAATTGCAGGAGTGGTTTGTTTTTCTTTGACTGGTAGTTTTGCTTTAGCCTGTCCTTTGGCCCAGCCTTTGAAAAAGTTATTAATTAAAGTAGTGGCACCTTTTGGAATATCACCAGCCACACATACAAATGAATTTGAGGTTTTATATTGATTCTTGAAATAGGTGATAAAATCTTGACGCTTAAAACCAGCAATATTTTCTTTGGTTCCAATTGTATCCCAACCAGCTGGTGTGTCACCATATAAACATTGTTCAAAGACATCTTCAATACGCATGATTGGATTATCAAGATACATATTCACTTCCTCAATAATTACGCCTTTCTCGCGATCAATCTCTTCGGCTTCAAACTTTGAATTCAGTAACATATCTGACAAAACATCTAAGGCTAGTTTTGTTTCTTGTTTGGCAACCTTAATCCAATAGCCGGTATATTCTTTGGAAGTAAAAGCATTATATTCACCGCCAACTCGATCAAGAGTTGAGGAAATTATTTGGGTGTTAGGTCGGTTAGTTGTGCCTTTGAAAAACATGTGTTCAAGAAAGTGTGAAAGTCCACTGGTTTTTCTGTCCTCATATTTTGACCCTGTAGCTATCATCACTAAAATAGCTGTCGTTTTGGCGCCAGTCATTGGGACAGTTAGTAAGTTTAATCCGTTAGCAAGTTTTTTTATTTGTGGCATAGAGTTTTTTTATTATGTCATCCCCGCGTAGGCGGGGATCTGGGTAAAATTTTTATCTCAGATTATTCACGAGGTCCCCGACCAAGTCGGGGATGACAGTGAAGAATCGGGGATGACAGAGAGGGGGGGGGTGGCAGAGAATTATTTTACAATCTCTCTAGTATATAACTTTCCAACTCATTAATCTTAATTCTTGTTTGCTCCATTGAATCACGTTCACGGACAGTAACATCATGGTTTTCTAAACTATCAAAATCTACAGTAATACAAAATGGTGTGCCGATTTCATCTTGACGACGATAGCGCTTCCCAACATTTCCATTATCATCAAATTCACAAGGGCAGACTTTTTTAAACTTCGCATACACTTCACGGGCTTTGGCTACTAACTCAGGTTTATTTTTCATTAAGGGGAATACAGCTAGTTTAACCGGTGCAAGTTTTGCTGGGAGTCGTAGGACAACGCGTGTATCTTCGCCATTAATTTCTTCATCATAGGCTGAAAGCAAGACGGCTAGGACTGTTCGTTCAACACCGAGTGATGGTTCAATAACATGTGGTGTATATTTTTTTCCTTCATCATCTGTATAATCAAGGCCATGATTTTTTAAATCAAAGTCTGTACGATAGGCAAGGCCATATAATTCTTTGGTGCCAAATGGATATTTATATTCAAAGTCAATAGTTTTTTTTGAATAATGAGCTCGTTCACCATCTGGAACATCAACTTCATGAATTTCTGATTCATAGTCAATACCTAAATCTTTTATCCAGTTGACCATTTCCATTTTCCAAGCTTCAAAGTAACCTTCCCAATCACTGTCTTTTTCCGGAGCGGGAATAAAATACTCAATTTCCATTTGTTCAAATTCACGGGTGCGGAAAATAAAATTTCCTGGTGTAATTTCATTACGAAAGGCTTTGCCAATTTGGCCAACACCAAAAGGAAGTTTTTTGCGAGCCGTATCAATAATATTTTTAAAATTAATGAAAATACCTTGGGCAGTTTCTGGTCGGAAATAGACAGTGCTATTTTCGTTTTCCACAGGACCAAGAAAAGTTTTTAACATTAAATTAAATTGTTTGGCTTCGGTAAATTCGT is part of the Candidatus Falkowbacteria bacterium genome and harbors:
- a CDS encoding glycine--tRNA ligase, with amino-acid sequence MKEQQSDHMEKIMSLCKRRGFIFPGSEIYGGLANSWDYGPLGVELKNNIKQLWWKRFVTERDDMVGLDSSLLLNTKVWEASGHVATFSDPLVECKKCHNRYREDMIDSVCPADKKAHEFTEAKQFNLMLKTFLGPVENENSTVYFRPETAQGIFINFKNIIDTARKKLPFGVGQIGKAFRNEITPGNFIFRTREFEQMEIEYFIPAPEKDSDWEGYFEAWKMEMVNWIKDLGIDYESEIHEVDVPDGERAHYSKKTIDFEYKYPFGTKELYGLAYRTDFDLKNHGLDYTDDEGKKYTPHVIEPSLGVERTVLAVLLSAYDEEINGEDTRVVLRLPAKLAPVKLAVFPLMKNKPELVAKAREVYAKFKKVCPCEFDDNGNVGKRYRRQDEIGTPFCITVDFDSLENHDVTVRERDSMEQTRIKINELESYILERL
- a CDS encoding insulinase family protein: MPQIKKLANGLNLLTVPMTGAKTTAILVMIATGSKYEDRKTSGLSHFLEHMFFKGTTNRPNTQIISSTLDRVGGEYNAFTSKEYTGYWIKVAKQETKLALDVLSDMLLNSKFEAEEIDREKGVIIEEVNMYLDNPIMRIEDVFEQCLYGDTPAGWDTIGTKENIAGFKRQDFITYFKNQYKTSNSFVCVAGDIPKGATTLINNFFKGWAKGQAKAKLPVKEKQTTPAIRLEYKKTDQAHLSLGVRTAAYGNNEEFIHKIIATALGGSMSARLFLNLRERNGLCYYVRTGAETYSDTGYLATQAGVPVDKVEKAISIIVQEYKRLTTELMPDEELKKIKQFITGRILLSLEGPDDIANWYGRQLVIRAQQAGGNRKPLLTPNEFLAIIKKSRPKIFAELLKKYLIQKVLTLRLLDHIRMRDSLESC